The following are encoded together in the Rhizobium brockwellii genome:
- a CDS encoding nitroreductase, which translates to MDVYEAVKSRRSVRGFKDEPVEREVLERVLSAAAWSPSGSNIQPWNTYVMTGALLAELKTSAVERVAHGDPWDKRQYEMYPHELKPPYGERRSAFGKERYSALGIAREDWEARQRAAIANWNCFGAPAALFCYIDRDLGLPQWADVGMYLQTIMLLLRAEGLHSCPQMAWSQVRETVAEVLSPPDGLILFCGMSIGYEDPTVSYARTGRAPLGETVTFLGD; encoded by the coding sequence ATGGACGTATATGAGGCAGTCAAAAGTCGACGGTCGGTGCGAGGGTTCAAAGACGAGCCTGTGGAGAGGGAGGTGCTTGAGCGTGTGCTGTCCGCCGCAGCTTGGTCGCCGTCAGGATCGAACATCCAGCCGTGGAATACCTACGTGATGACCGGCGCATTGCTGGCAGAGCTCAAGACGTCCGCCGTCGAGCGCGTCGCCCATGGTGACCCCTGGGACAAGCGGCAGTACGAGATGTACCCGCACGAGCTGAAGCCCCCTTATGGGGAGCGCCGGTCCGCCTTCGGCAAGGAGCGCTACAGCGCGCTCGGCATTGCGCGCGAGGACTGGGAGGCGCGCCAGCGGGCAGCAATCGCCAACTGGAACTGTTTCGGCGCGCCCGCCGCCCTGTTCTGCTACATCGACCGTGACCTCGGCCTACCCCAATGGGCCGACGTCGGCATGTATCTGCAGACCATCATGCTGCTGCTCCGCGCCGAAGGTCTGCACAGTTGCCCGCAGATGGCGTGGTCGCAGGTTCGCGAGACGGTCGCCGAGGTCCTCTCACCCCCGGACGGGCTCATCCTCTTCTGCGGCATGTCGATCGGCTACGAGGACCCCACGGTCAGTTACGCCCGGACAGGCCGCGCCCCGCTCGGCGAGACGGTTACGTTCCTCGGCGATTAG